The genomic segment tttgtataTATACACACTTAGAAGTTTGACCGATGAAAACTTTGAGAATTCAGTTGAATAGGGGGAATGTGGAGAGACCTACTACAAGAAGAGTCGAGTGCCTTAGAGGCAGAGCCATCGGGCAATGGGAGCAGGAGAAATATGTAATGCTGTCGTACCGTATTATCGAAAAATTAATGACATAACGAGATCCTGGTGAATTGTTAAGTCCTCATTATAATTAGAACCTTCCAAATATCACTTGCCCATAAAAAAAGATAACAACAGCAATACCTGGACGAGTCGTTCCTCTCTATTGCAATCTTCCCTTTCCTGCTAGCCTTATTCTTTGCTCTCTGATCAAATTACTTTTCTCATTCGTCGGAGTTGGATTTCTTTGATTTTCTTGATTCAATGGCCAAGTGAACGAGTGAGTTAATCGGCCCTGTTTCTACCATAATAGATGCTTATTTGGGTAAAATGCTCATATTAATTAATCTTACAAATTTATAGAACCTACAGAAAtattgaaatttattttaaaataaatcgatTAATTCAGTTAACCAATTTTTTTATAACAATAATTACAATCCAACTCAATCAACTTTTTAGTTGATCATATTAATCGAGTAAAAGTCATACCGAGTTTtgcaaaaaaataaatgaataatATTCTCTAGTGTACCCCATTAATAAGCCCAATTCTTGACAAGGGTCGGTTAAATGGGTCAACAATCGAAGGTGTGTTCAGCATACGCCAGCCGAACATAATATGTTCTTCACTTTCCATTTCTTCAATTGATTGATACGTACGTAGGTAGTTTAATCGGAGGAAGATAGAGCTATGGCAACCACGCCGCGTTCGCTGATTTCTCGGCTCTCACCCTACTTCTCGGCTCGGCTTCGTCGGAATTATCGGCTTCTTAGCTCATCCACCGCCCTCCGAGAATCTCGGACTTTGTCTCCAGAATCTCCTTCGGAATCTCCTGATGACCTTCATTTGACAGACAGCTGCGTTCGGGTACTCTTCCGTTACCCTTTTGTTTTTACGGGACGGATGAATTTTGGTCATTGTTTGAATTTTCTTATGCGTCTGGGTTTGACGGGTATATCATTATTTGATTTGCATTCTCGCTGCGGATTGAATTGATTGAGGTGTGGAAATTTAAGATATTGGTTTGTCATGAGCTTTGGGATTGATTAGAGAGATTGATTCGATTGAGAGATTGATGCTTTAAGACTCTTATTTTCAGGTTAAGGTGATGCCGTGATGGAGTAATATACGAatgtttttttcattttcatcatgcttttattgtacttttatgcATAGATTTGTCAGGACATGCTTTTGTTTGTATAATTCACGTTCTTGAGCAagttttggacaatctttgtGTTGGATGAAAGCCCAACTCATGTGCTAATGTTGTGTAGAGAATGAAAGAGTTGCAAGCTGATGAAGGCCATGAGAAGTTGTTGCGCTTGAGCATAGAAGCTGGAGGTTGCTCTGGTTTCCAGTATAAATTTTCACTGGACGACACAATCAGTGGTGATGACAGGTGCAATTTGCTCTCCAGGATCATGTGATGGGTAGTATTATTGTCGTTCTACATCAAATATGTTCGAGTAAATTAGATATTCTGATAATATTTGGTGTAGTTCCTCTAAGAAAATATGTCTTTAAATTCTGAATTTTTGCAGGGTTTTTGAGCAGGATGGAGTTAAAGTGGTTATTGACAAGATTTCCCACGGATTTGTTAAGGGTGCAACTGTTGATTTTGCAGAAGAGCTGATCCGTTCTGCTTTTCAGGTCCGTTCAATATGACTGGGGCCTTaactttatttaattatagcTCCATCAGCTGTATCTGTTCATCCATCGTTATCCTGCAAAAAAATATCAGTTTTTTTGCTGTTACATGTCCAAGCGGTTAAATATACCCATTCCTTTGGATAACAGAAAAAATAACATTCAATGGCCATGAAGATTGTCCATAGTCATCTTACATCAGCATGATTGAcattcttttttcctttttttaagGATTATCAGGATTAACATTCTTGGTTGTGCCTTTTTGTGGAGCCTGTTTCCTTTCAGTATGTTAGATGTTAAGTTCTGAATTTCTGACTTGCTTGTACTGCCACTTCTTTTATGACCTCAAACTTACTTATAGATGTCAAATAAAATGGGCCAAAAATTTAGTGCTTATGGGTCCTGGATTCTAACTCATTCACAAGATGAACAAAAAGTCACCGATAGTAGTGTAAGAAGTCTCCTATTCAGACTGTATTGCTGAAAGAAAATCTCTGAAATATTGATGATTGCTGTCTCCTTGAGTCTACATCTTGGTTTATCTTCGTGCTATGGGTAAACCAAATAGGTTCCGATATCACTAGTATCATGGCAACCTATGTTGTTAGAAGTGTATTAGTGGTAAAATTTACGTTGGAATGGTTATGTAAGCATGAGACTATTAATTAGTATAAATCTGAGGTCTCATTCCTTTTAGTGTTCATGTTGGAATAAGTCACACTTCCGTTTCTTTTACCGTGACAGAAACTTGAAGAAATTTGCAATCAATTTTAACTTGGTTGTCTTTACAGCTTTACCTATGATGTACTAAGTCGCCTATGTGGGCTTTGACCCGATCACATGACAAGATAAGATATTCATTAATTTGAATGAATTTTTTTCTGTAGGGATTGATATTTATTAGGTATTCGACTCGAAATGGTTTGGTCTCTACATTCACAAAAAGGGTTATTGTATTGTGGAACCGTTGTGGGTGTTTTCGTAATACTCATGTAACCGTGATGTATTTGGTTCGTGATCGAGATATTATAAGAGTACCAATCAAAGGTCCTGGATTAATGAGGATTTACATCATATGCTTCCGTCAACCTATAACTTCTTGCAGTCCTCTTGAAACTTCGAGTTTTACTGCATCTTTGAAACTTTGTCTGTTTTCCTCGTGAATAATTCatttattaaatattgaaaTGGAAGTTGAATGCATTGAAAGTTTTTGTTTGTTGCTACGAGTAGCCATATTTAGCCAACCCCATGATGAATTTCTTTATATTCAGGTGTCAAAAAATCCAAGCGCAGTGGGCGGCTGCAGCTGTAAAAGTTCATTCATGACAAAGTAGTAGTTTTCCCATTTCCATGATCCCGATAGATGCAGGAGATCTACCATAAAGCTTCAATGGCTAATCTACTTGGATGCTTCGCATACCTATAAAGCAATTCATTTATATGCTGATTTTTTTGTTGTATACACAGCAAGAACTGGCGCGGGTATTCTTTTAATGAGTTATTTCGCATGTGATGAAATAGATCTGCCTCAACACATTGAAGCATTTGTACGAACAACTTCCTTTGTGCAAAAAAGAAAGGAGCTTAGGTTATGTGCAGTGCTAAGGTTCTATAGAATATGGCAAGCTCAAGCCTTTCTTTGCTCATGGTGTAGTTAAATTTTCCTTACATACAATTATATACTTGTGAAAAGTGTTTTCCTTTTCATATATCTGCGGCCTAGTATATGCTAAAAATTGTTTTGGCCGAAATGAATTAACAAATAACTTCGCATTACGGTAAAGGGAGGCCTCACAATGAGAAATAGAATAGATAAGAAGACTAGTTTAGCACTTGATGATTTCAACCAATAAGTTACTAGGAATAAGAAGTTTTTGGACAGTTCAATTCAGCATAGGTATTAGGTGTCATTGGCTTATGATATGATTTACCCATATATTCCATGTAAGTAATGATTTCAATTTGTTTGACCATCCAATTTTTATTAATACATGATGTTtatttcactatgtgtagtatATTTAGAAAATTGTATGCTGAATCAATCATAAGCTTCGTTTCACCACAACTGACCCTACAGGCTTAGCCTTTTTGAGTGGTATTTTGGAAGAGCCACGAGAGTCCCGAGGAAATTAATTGGCAGGGATGAGATTAGACATGATAGGTGAATATTATAGTTGGTGAGaagattattttttatttttaaaaatttacgagaaaattttaaaaatatttttggattTGATCGAATCGATGGATATGATTTGGATGGAGTGATTTGAAACTATTTGTTATGCGATTCTTATAATAATGGAATTGTTTTCCAAAATAAACTTAGATGTTTTTAATCAACCTTAGTTGAATACTAAGGATTGATCGCTTTGTGCTGCCAAATAATAGCTAGGAAAAAAACCATATGAAATCAAAAATTAGTGACACTTGCTAtataattaagaatttaaaaattAGTCTCATTTTTTAGTTGGATACTAATATCCctctttttaatattaaaatcaaaCGCTATAATGTTAaattcattaatataaaaaattataggaAAAGTATACttttaatatcatatttttatatcaaaacacTTTTGGTCTCTAAGCATTTCAACTCAACACTTTTAATCATATGATATTAACTACAATGAGTTATAATGAACTCTTATAAGAATTTGAGTTATCATTTTTGTAAAGTAGAGACAATACGAATTGATATTacaaagacaaaaacttatatgagacggtctcacgtgtcgtatttgtgagagagATCtattatttaggtcatccatgaaaaagtattactttttatgctaggagtattactttttattgtgaatatcggtagggttgatccgtctcacagattaagatccgtgagacggtctcacataagacccacTCTATTACAAAAGTTCGTTATACAGTCGTGCTTATTTTTCTGTTCGAGAAATGAtactatatattttttattttaatttaaaataataatatattttaatacttTGTAATCCTTATTTTTTAAaggtaatattttcttttcaatttAGTTGAAATCTAAAACAATATAATGTTCAAATACAAATCTATactaacattattattattattttttagttgAAAGGCTAATAATAATATCTTTatgtatttttttgaaaaaataaaataaaaatattcatcTCGAATTACAAAAATTgcattttgtttaattaaaaaatcatagaaattatattaataattgtGTATTCTATATCTAATatacttaaaaaatattttttttatcttgtctatattttaaataatcatatcataataacataaaaatttattatgcaaaactatatttataattttaatattaatataatatctaAAATTTTCACacaaaattacaaaattttaatatgGCACAAGTTTATAACATGATTAATACCAAGACATCACTGATTGAAGAGTAAAGATCGTACCTTTGCCGGCTGCTAGTGCTGCCGGCTCGAGTCCACCGCACTGATCTCTACTATAATTTGCATGATGATGAATTTCAGTGACGAGAATTTCGAGCTGAAAGAAATTCAGAAACTCGAAGACCACAGCGATAGGGTTTGGAGCCTTGCCTGGAAACCGGCCACCGGAATGGACGGTGTCACCGCAGGTCTTACTTTATCTTTCCGAATTTATTTCAATTCTGGATATTTATAACCCCCTGTGTGTAAGAGAAAATGAATTCCCCCCTGTGTGGAAGAGAAAATGAATTCAATGATACTTCGTCTCTTCCTTATCGTGAATTTCGCACATCACAAGTGCAAAATTTTATTACGCTGCTTAATAACATGGACAAAAATGTGAAAGAAACTTTATtggattttgttttattttggcGTTAATACTGATCTGTTGCAGGCAGTGTTGGAGGAGACGCACACCAGGACTGTTAGATCATGTGCGTGGTCACCATTTGGTAAATTTATTGGCTATGGCTAGCTTTGATGCCACCACAGCCATATGGGAAGATGTTGGAGGTGATTTCGAATGTGTGTCCACTTTAGAGGTATTTGTATATTATGTGATCAAGTAAGAATCATTTTGGTGGTGGAGTTTTGTTGTGTGATTCGATTGAGTGACAATTATAATATTTGGTTTTTAATATGTTCGCTTTTTCTGAAATTGATGTATAAAAATGGTAAATTGATGTCCATGGTCATTAAAACGAAGTTAAAAATGTCTCTTGGAATGCATGTGGCTCATTGTTCATGACTTGTGGGCGAGACAAATCGGTTTGGATATGAGAAGTATTACCACATAATGAGTTTGAATGTGCTTCTGTGCTGCAAAGACATACACAGGAGGTTAAAATGGTCCAATGGCATCCGGCAATGGATATTCTGTTTTCATGTAGCTATGACAATAGGATTAGGTACTGTGGATGTAAAATAAGAAAGCTGGCAATGTTTAGGATATTCTAGCATCTGTTAATCCTTGTAAAACTGTCTGCTAGTTTATGGCATTCTTTCTGTTTAAATTTAATCTAAAAAATGTATCAGACTCGTTAAACTGTTGTAGATTTGGGCAGAGGATGGGGACAGTGATGATTGGTGCACTGTGTTCAAACTTTAGGAGAATTAAACGGGTAGTTTTTGACTGAACGTGTTTGTTGTATACATCAGTGGCCTTAAAACAATGGCAATCTGTGgtccattattattattattggatATTTTGCAATA from the Primulina eburnea isolate SZY01 chromosome 3, ASM2296580v1, whole genome shotgun sequence genome contains:
- the LOC140826072 gene encoding iron-sulfur assembly protein IscA-like 2, mitochondrial; this encodes MATTPRSLISRLSPYFSARLRRNYRLLSSSTALRESRTLSPESPSESPDDLHLTDSCVRRMKELQADEGHEKLLRLSIEAGGCSGFQYKFSLDDTISGDDRVFEQDGVKVVIDKISHGFVKGATVDFAEELIRSAFQVSKNPSAVGGCSCKSSFMTK